In Falco cherrug isolate bFalChe1 chromosome 19, bFalChe1.pri, whole genome shotgun sequence, the genomic stretch GGGGGGTCCCGCGGGCTGTGCCGGCACCGGGCTGTAGCCATTGACACTCAGCGGGGGCCGCGATGGCAGGCACCGGCGTGGCAGCCATGGCCGGCGGTGTGCTGGTTCCTGCAGGGACACCCGCGTCACCCTCCTGGTGGCACCTCCTCACCCACAGTCCTCATGTGcccctgtcccccccaccccaggtgGCCCCATCCCTCCGTGTCCCCCTCCCACGCGTCCCTGAACCAGGCGTCCCCAGCCTGCGATGCCACCGCCACGTCCCCATCCATGGTGCCaccctccctgtgcccctgTCCCACCCCTCAGTGTCCCCATTCCCTGGtgtcccccatccccacccctgGTGCCACCATCGCTGGTGCCCCTCACCTCCCGCTGCctccctgtcctgtcccttgtCCCCCCATCTCCCCTCGCTGCCCCCATTTCCCCACATCTCCGCTCCCATCGCCCCCACCCAACACCCCCATCCCCAGTGCCACTCTCGTGTCCCCACTGCAGCTGCCCCATCTCCCAGCACCACCCTGCCACGTTTCCCACCCCTGGATGTCCCCCATATCTTGGGGTCCCCCATGTCCCatcccccatgtcccccatTCCCGGGTACCCCCACATCCCATGTCCTCATCCctggtgtccccatcccccccgTGCCAGGTGCCACCTACCTgaggaggggggcaggggggtggcgATGAGCCCGTTGGGGTTGACCGTGCCCATGTGCTGCATCTGGACGGCCATGGTGGCCATGGGGCTGAGGTAGGCCGAGTGGGCGGCCACCAGGGCCGCCTGCTGCTGCATCAGCTGTGGGGACAGCGCCTGGCACCGGGCACCACGGTGTCCCCCCCCAGGGCCCTGACCCCCACCCACCGGGAAGAGAAGCTCCTGGCCCCAGTGCCCCCCTGGCGCCCAACGCCCACTGTCCCACCCTGGGAACGGGGTCTGTCCCCCCAGTGCCACCACCCTGGGCCATGGAGGTCCGTCACCTCCGCAGGAGCAGCCCCTCAAAACGCATTACCCCGGTGTCCCCATGCGGGACCATGAGGATCCATCATCTCCCACCATCTGTCACCCCGCGGTCCTATCCCGGACCACGGGGGTCCCTCATTGCCCCCTGCCCATCACCCGGCGCCCCTATCCTGGGTCACAGGCTCCATCACCTCCCAGCATCCGTCACCCATGTCCACATCCACCATCCGGCGGGCTCATCATCTCCCAGTGTCCATCACCACCCCGATGACCTCTCGCTGGACCACAGCGGGGGTCTAACACCCCCCATGACCCTCCTGCCCCCCCTgggtgccccctgcccaccctaCCGCCTGCGTGTAGGCGCTGTAGGCCCCGAACTGGAGGGCGATGGGGCTGAAcatgcccagctggctggcGACCTGCTGCATCCGCCGCAGGCCCCGCTCCTTCTCTGTGTCTGCAAACTTCACCACCAGGCTGGAGGACGCACCCTGTGAGGGGACACGGTACCACCACCGTCACCTGGCCAGTGGCCACCTGCTGGGACCCCCAGGGCCCGACGGGGTGGGGCGGTGGTGGGGACCATGAGGGGGACAACGGTGGGTGATAATGGGGATGATGGTGACGACGGTGACAATGGGGACGATGGTGGGGACAACggtggtggggatggggatgacggtggggggggatggggataGGGATGATGATGGGGATGGCGGTGAGAATGAAGATGAGGGTGATGGGCTGAAGGTGTTGGGGATGGTGATGGCGAGGTGACAGGTGAGGATGACAGGGATGGTGATGGGGACAATGGTGAGGCCGGAGGTGAGTATGATGGTAGGTGCGTGCGCCAGGCGGTGCTCATCTCACCGGCAGCGTGCGGCTCCCGTGGAGGGCGGTGATGGCGGCCTGGGCCTCCGCGTGGCTCTGGAACTTGACGAAGGCGCAGCCTGGGGGTGGCGGGTCAGGGCCGgcaaggggaggggggcacccGCCTCCCCCCACAAAGGGCATCCCTCACCCGGAGACCAGggcaccccctcccccaggcctccccctgcccatgGCACCCCGGGACCCGGCCCTGGGCACCTGCAGACAGTGTCAAGGCCACGGCGTGGGGTGCCCTGAGTGCCCCCGTTCCCTGTGGACCCGCTTgggccacccccaccccatcacccccctgCTCCATGGCCCCCCTGGAACCCTCTCCAGCCCCCCACCACAGACCCTCTTaaccccatccctcccccaTGCCTGTGCATCCCCCCCAGTTCATACCCCTGCCCCACAGAGCCCTCGGGGACCCCCgaggccccccagcccccccaccttTGCTTGTGCCGTCAGGCCCGCGCAGCACCGTGCACTCGTCGATGGTGCCGAAGGGCTCGAACATCTTGCGCACGTCCTCGTCCGCCTGCTGCTTGCTCAGCATCCCCACGAAGAGCTTGCGGTCCTCTGTGGGGACGGGGGGGGTGGCACGGGGACACCGGGGTGGggacaccacccccaccccctacaAACACACAGACTGGGATGCGACCCCCCCCACCCACACACCGGGGACACCATGATGGGCTGAGACCCAGGGATGGGGATATGGGGACAGTGTGATGGGCCGGGACCCAATGGGGACACCCCGCCGGGCTGGGGACACCCCTGGAGAACATGGACATGGAgggggggacagggatggggagcccctgccctgggggcagACCCCTGGGATGAGGACAGGGAGGGGGACCCCCAGGGGGTGGCCATGGCTGTGGAGCGGCCCTGGAGGTTGCAGGGGGAGGGGCATAGGGGTGGTTTGGGGACACAGGGAGTGGGAGGGGGCCAGGGTGGTGGGGGGTTTCGGGGGGCTGGTACCTCCTCGGCTCTCACTGTCCGCCGGCTTCACTTGGATGGGCCGGTTCATctgggggaggatggggggggggatggggacacggccccccccccccccccccccgggaggGACCCAGGTGTCCGGCCGGGCACCCCCCTCCATCGTAGGTGCACAGATCCGCCCCACcgccaccccagcaccccaaagATGCTCCTGTCGTCATGGCAACCCCAGCCCTGCATCCTGTTACCCGGCAACGGGTGCTGCGGTGACCGCCatggggggggaaggggggggggggctgaggggcccTGGTGATGTGCTAACGAGCCCCCCGGTAATTGGGGGGGGTATGAAgccacccccgccccccaagCCTCGTAACCCCCagagactggggggggggggggagggggggggggcgcggggggagggCGCTGATGCCTGGTAACCATGGCAACGGCAGAATATGCTCCATGGCAACCGCCTACTCATCCCCAATTTACCCATCCCCGTTGCCCGGCAACGCTGCTGACATCATCAGCGCTCGCTATAAACAATGacggggatgggggggggagATTGGGGGGGTGACAGGGAAGGGGGGGACCCCCAGACCTGCCGTGACCCTGCCCCTCCCCCTGTGCTGAGGGGGGTTGATGGGGGGACACGGGTGGTTGGGGGGGGCAATatggggggatgtggggggcGGTTTCAGCCCCAGCTGACCCCAGGCGGCCCCTTTCCCCTGCCGAAAGCGAAggtgcccccccgccccagatGGTGTGGGAAATGCCCCCGCGGGGGGCACTAATCCCCCCTAATCCCCCATGGGGCCGGGATCAACCCCGGCCggggcgggagggaggggggggggcacagagctggggggggcacCCGGCACCCAACACCCCAAACTgccctggggtccccagcatCGCCCCCGCCCCGAGGCCTGGGGGGGTCCTGCCGCCCGCCCCGTGCTGCTGCAGCGGGGGCAGCTGTCGGGGCGGTGCCGCCctaatcccccccccccccccccccccccagcaaatCCCCCCGGGATTTACAGCCCCCAAATCCCCAGATTATCCCGGCGAAGCCAAATCTCCCCAGGGCTGGCGGGACACGCgcagcccagctgggggggCCACCGACCCCCCTTGCTCCCAGGGACCCCCAAACTGCCCCACACCTGGGACCCCCAGACCAGCCTCGCGCGGCCTCaaccagccaggctgggggaggtgggggacccgggtgctgcccccctgcccccagcaacaatggggggggtggggggcacctgGACCCCTGGATGTGCCCCCCCCCGTGGCTTTGTTAGCTCAGCTGCCCAGTGCCCGCTGCTTGCCCGGCGACACGTCGTTAGCGCCAGGCCCTCGTTAGCGCCTGCCCGCCATTGAtaactgccccccccccagcacatgATTGTGGggtgtcccccctccccccccccatcaccccccaAAGGTGGGACCCTGGACACCCGGGTGCTGCCAAGGGTGGGCATGGGGCCAcggtggggt encodes the following:
- the CELF3 gene encoding LOW QUALITY PROTEIN: CUGBP Elav-like family member 3 (The sequence of the model RefSeq protein was modified relative to this genomic sequence to represent the inferred CDS: inserted 2 bases in 1 codon; deleted 1 base in 1 codon), with the translated sequence MKEPDAIKLFVGQIPRHLEEKDLKPIFEQFGKIYELTVIKDKYTGMHKGCAFLTYCARESALKAQSALHEQKTLPGMNRPIQVKPADSESRGEDRKLFVGMLSKQQADEDVRKMFEPFGTIDECTVLRGPDGTSKGCAFVKFQSHAEAQAAITALHGSRTLPGASSSLVVKFADTEKERGLRRMQQVASQLGMFSPIALQFGAYSAYTQALMQQQAALVAAHSAYLSPMATMAVQMQHMGTVNPNGLIATPLPPSSGTSTPPAMAATPVPAIAAPLSVNGYSPVPAQPAGPPAPEAVYASGVPPFPAQSPAAPGDPLQQAYAGMQHYTAAYPAAYGLVSPAFAPPGPLLAXPPPPPQQQQREGPEGCNIFIYHLPQEFADTEILQMFLPFGNVISAKVFVDRATNQSKCSR